From Bactrocera oleae isolate idBacOlea1 chromosome 4, idBacOlea1, whole genome shotgun sequence:
aaatgttattaaatttatgaaattattttaaaataataaagttatggCAGTGTAAGATAGTAGCATGCGTTGCCGCGTGTACGTATTCGAAGCAGTAGAGAACCGACGCCTTCTCCTAAAGTTAAGAGCGGTAACTATATAAAACTGTGCGTGGTTTCAATGATGTTGCATACGTAACCTTGCAAATGCGTAGCACAGTAGCATCTTTTGTCCAATGGCAAAGCGTAacgttgaaaatatttattaaaaaagtgacAATTTAGTGAACGTGTTAACTCCTAAAAAGGATTTTAACTTGACAATGagtttagtttttataaaattacagtACGTGTTTAATACATTACTAATTTATGCATAattaaaaacgaatattattaataattcctGTGGTTTTTGAATTTACAGAACAAAAATACCGGAGTTCAATAAAACAAAGTTCTACCAAGGCATTGCCGAACATAAAAAATGTCCAATTCGTCGTCGTGCAAATCAGATCTTAGCACTTCTAACAGTAACTCTACACAAATATCATCAAGCAGTAATAACCACAATTGCAGTAGTAACACCAATAACAATGCCGAGCAGCCCcaaacaaaaagacaaaaaattgaaaaaatcagtAAAACCAGTAGAGTTGTTAAATCGGTTTCTTCCAAGGCAACGGCTGTTGCAGAGGCAACATGTTCTCCGCCACCGGACATTATTGACACCGGCGGAGTTAATGCAATGCAAGCAAACATCAATGGCAAACTATTGAGTACTAATAATCATCAACAGCTACGATGTTCCTCGCTTTCGTCATCCGCCAATTCAATATCCACACCTAGTTCAGCAAATAATTCTCCTACAACCacaccaagtggatcacgtgcTACTTCATTGTCTCATTTATTAAATGAACAAGGCAATGTAACACAAATTTTGCCAGGAATTTTAAATGTCACAAGTAGTACTAGTTCCGCAGATATGGTAAAAAAACCAGAAATGCCCTTAAAAAGTGCCGATATTATTGGAAAAAACAGTAGTACTAATACGACTGGTGTAAGCTCCGACGAAGTCGATCGAATACCATTTCAGATGCCGGATTTACTATCTATAACTGTAAATACGAATAGTTCTAAGATATTAACGGCGCAAACTATAGAGCAAGAGATGCAGACAAACGCAAGTCTGACGTTAACTGCAACACACTCAGAGGACATGCGCGAATTCGAAGCCTCCTTAAACAAGCAATGCCTTTGCGGTGTATCCGAACGTACACTACGAAAGCCTTTTCAGTCACATTACTCCATCGACACAAATGGGCAAAAACGCATTGCGAATCTTTCGGAATGGCCGACGGAAAAgcttttgcaatttctttctaATTTACAGCTTTTGTTCGATATATATCTTAAACAGAATTCCAAAGGATTTATTTGTGCAAGAATAATGGACGTCTGCGATGTTCTCATTCGTAACGATCATAATCTTATTGatgaaataattgttttgtcCTGTTACAACAATGAATATGTACAGTTTTTAGCTGCTAGAGTATTGGCATCGTTTCTGGTGATTGCAAAGCAGGAGCTGGATGATAATTGGCTTAAAAAATTAGTTGACAACCTTTTTAGTTTTGAACGATTGGATAGCTCGGCAGTTCAAAAAATTCATTTCAGCTTGGAGATCATTAAAAGAATAGTTGAATGGAAAGATATGGATTTGCACCCACTTGAAGACGAAATCGTTGACACCCAGGTGGGTAGTGATGTTTCTCCGGATCAAAGTAGAAACACATCATTCGGCAACACAAGCGCAAATGAAGAAAGAGACAGTTTGGATAGCGAAAGATTTTTTCATTTCCAACCACAGCAACCAACATTGGAAACAAACTATTTTGCATTACAATTTCGAGGTGCGCTTAACGATACAGTTGACCACGAGGAAGGACTGGACGGTGAGGAGGAAGGGATCGCAAATGATGAGGATGAGTTAGATGATGACGTGTTAGAGGAGAGTATGGTTCAAGCGCATGCGCGAAGGCACCATCACCATTTATCGCAAATATCGATGCAACATCAACATCAGCAGCGTCAACACCATCTTCAACATTTTCCCTCCTATGATATTATTGAAAGAACAATGCAAAATAACACAAGCTTTCTTCCTACAATAGCATATGACCCATCAAATGCTGTACCCCATTACGTTAGTGCTCCTTCACATCTATTTGAACAACACGTAATTCATCAAAATCACGTTGATGATCATCATTCCCATCCGTCATCTTTAAATACTCATGCAACACACTTTTCGAGCATTCACAATTCAGCAGAACACATTGTGAATATTGGCAATGTCGAAGAGCCTCAAACAAATTCTGTATCCAGTTCTTTTGTATCATCAAGTTGTCAAATAATCACACTTACGGACTCTGAGAGTTTCGATACGTCACATCTAAAAGGTGTCACAATTAAAATACTCGAAAATAAGTGGCCTGCATTGGTAAAGAACATGAAAGCTCTTATTGTTAACCATATGCATATAGATCACGCTGAGCATTGTATACTAAATTTCCTACAGCTGTGggaaaatataatttcagttAAGGCGAATCTCTCTGTGGTCGAAACACGCCCGTTTTATGCCCAGCTGGATAAATTTGAATTActtttacaacaacagcaactttCCTGTACTGTTTATAAACAGCTACTGTGCTTATTTAACGAAGCGTTGTGTTACGGCTCCACGCTTGCACTGCAGGACATGCTGCCAGTCGAGACGTGTCATTTGGCGCAAAGAATTGTGCGGCATGTAAAAGAGGCACGTATTTTAGACTCTCTACCGCGTCGTCAACCTGAAAACATGGTCAGTTTTTTGGGCTTCAAACGCGCGGCCGTTACTTATTTAGAAGATATGCCATGGACTCCGAAGCCGGAACGATGTACAACACAAATGTGCGGTTCGTCCACTCCGATGAATCGAGAATTCTCTAATAACGAAAGCATTCCAAATTCAGGGGGGATTCCAGGGATATTGTCAGGTGGTCCAATTGAGCTTGATGCCAATGCCATTGAAATGGATAAaacaatattacaaaaaatggtGCTCCTAGTTCTGAAATCTGTTGCTGTAACTGTTAAAGAGATACGAAGCGATTCTTCGGATTCCTCGATTGATTCTCAAGACTGTGACGCCTATCAAGATATGGTGTTGATTGAGCGTTCCATACGCGATGTTTTACGCAAACTGGAATCATTTATAAAGCACAAACTAGAATTTCATCCTGAGTGCCACTTTAGCAAAATACTCATACATCTTTTCGATGATCAGGATGATCATTTAATTGAAGCTATGGTGTGTACCTTGGATGTTACAGCAGGCATATCTTTCCGCAATAATGCATTCCCTGAACTCGTTTCTATGTTGAATCCGGTCTATACCTTCTTAGAGTTCCTCAAAATGATTTCCAACAGTTCAGACCTCTTACTGGATCTACTGGTCAGCAATGAGACTTGTTTTCTACTCTATCTACTACGACtactaaaatatatacgagCAAATTGGGATATGTTTCTACGTAGTTGTCATGATTTTGGAATGGGCTCACCTGTCCTCGACGAAGCAATGAGTGTGTTGATACGATTGCGTTTGCACATCTCCCGATTAGTAGCGCGTCAATTATATCCCTACGATATTTCACCGGTGCTGCGGCTGCTGGAAAGCTGTGAAAGCCTTTATGAGGGCAATGAACGTAGCTTAACATAAAATGTTCCTTGggacctttttttttttaatcaacaatagcttaaaatactttatcgaagaagttatttatttattttgtatttaatatgtTACGATGATGAATATTGTTCGAGTACGAATaatgaaatcatatttcattacATATATCTTTATATGTATGCCCTAAACATACGAACATTACTGTTAAAATGAAAGACTTGAATAACTTTAGCAAATAGCAATTTTCTTCTAAaagcgatttaaaatatttggttttgaATCAAACGTCAAAATAACATAAATCTTAATATTAGCACTTCTAATTAATCTAATTTAATTTGTCGCTTAGTGCCttttattaaatgaatttaagtagcattaacattaaaaaaaactacaaatattttggttttaatatgAAAACCTTGATAATTTGTTGCTGTAATTGGTCTTGCCTTAGCTTAAGTTGTACTTATTGCGATTCTACATTATAagatacatatacgagtatatatagttcgtaaattaaataattcttaattGTTAACATATCAGCACAATACATAtgttcttttatattttatttttattaaattaatatatagtatttaatagttttttttttttttaaatttaaaactaagaTGGATGTAAATATGAACTTccgagaatatatatataatacatacttatttaagTATACAATATAAAGGACGAATGTCAcactaattttgaaatatacctTTGGCATTTATCGGAAAtcgaaacattatttttttataacaccaAAAAAATCATGTACATACTtagaatatttgtaataatttttaaaagtttttacataataaacaaatcttttatattataattgtaaagaagaaaaattttattttgtggttcAACATTAAATACTGCAGACGCTGTCGAAATTTGGTGGTACTGTACTTGtgctttgccaacaaattaaTCACAAAATCGTACAATACCAACAATTTTAAGAGTATTGACATGCTTTCATTTATCCATTTTCATATTAAATCGTTTTGGTTTTTAATGTCGATTTATCATGCGAACACGTCGTTTAACTTCATGAAATGGCGTATCTTGTCCATGGtcaattaaatttgtttctaGGCCAATATGTGCGCCGGATAAAGAGGTACGACGAGCCAAATTCGAAATTGGCAAAGCGACGGCTTTTACGTTGTGACGTTGGAAACTTAATGAAACTGGCACCGAGCATCGTCGGCCAGAGATTTTTGGCATAGTACTTTCTGAAAAATTGGATAAACGACCTCATTTCCCTATTTTTGAAACTTCCATGCGTTTTATGTTTTACTGACTTACCCAAAGGATTTGAAGAACTTTCACCACAATTCTGTGATTCCCTCGATGGCTGCAGTGTTAGACCATGGACTCTGCGTTGTATATTTGCTAAGCGATCATGTTCGTCGAAAGATGTGAATTTCCGTAGATTGGAAAGTATTTCAGATTTTTTCATTGCAGTGTCGTTGAAGCGATCTACAGATTGCTATCGCATTTCCAACAGTGATTCGTTTTTTGATTTTCTACTCGAAGAGTCTAAAGCAAAAtttgtaaatgtaaaaataatttgccaATTTGTATTAACATTTCTAATTGCTCATCATTTAATATGATTATCACTCGCAACCAAACTTATGACCGCAATTTCTTATATGTAGTAGTCAATTGCAATTGTAACTTATCAATTCCCTCATTTATTTACgcgtatattaataatatattcaacATATGTTGTTTTAAGGAAAaagtaagtaatttttaataaatttattatcccACATTGTTAAATGAAAcagcaaacatttttaattacagTTAGAgagagttaaaaatttattgacctTTGATGCGTAAATCTTGTATATGCAGTTCTTGCTAAATAACTCATACAATCCAAGAAACGTTTAGACTATGACCAATACTTGTCCagaatttccatataatttacgaaaacaataaaatagcAATAGtattaatttacaacaaatgtTTATAGGTATTCAAACATAGTTAATGTACATTTTAATATGCAATtgcatttatacatacttataaatttaaaacatggTAGGATAACAACAGCTCACACATAGACAACAAAGTTATGAATAATGACAAAATATCGCTTTCATATGAGAAGAAATGCAATTTgagataaaataatatacatatatatagttgaAGTTTTCAAGGAGAGTTAGAGCTTAGAGCTGGAAGGTTGTGCTGTTAAAGTGCGAACAATACACGATACCATAGATAAACACATTGAACACATTTGCATGTAGGAAAGTGCAAGGGTCTTTCAGTAAGTACGAGTACAAATACGTTGGAGacctgaaatttaaaaaaagcaaaCGTAAAGAAGGCGATAGGAGTGATTTAAAGGACTTATCAATCTATTATATTTACTCATGTGTACTTATAGTATAAAAGAAGTTTTTtggttatatacaatacatatgtaggtaacaCGCATAAAAATctcaaagtaaaatttatttaattaatatgtatgtacacataattcaaaaaaaaaaagcaaacagaACAACAGAAAtagatataaacatatttatatacatacatacatatttatgcaaatttataacaaatatcAAAATACACATGTAAAACGTTTGTTTTCGAAATATGAACAACACGCAATATAAAGTCAAACGGAATTCAGAGAACAACGCATTCAAGGATACTTCTATTCATTTATGCAGGTTAGTGTGGTATATTCAAaggtatgtaaaaatatgtatcATGTCGAATGATTTACAAGAGAACGTAGAAAAACTTGTTTGATTTAgggaacatacatatttagaagAATTTATTTTAGGTTCTCCGTTTTTTTAGTTATTAGGTTGTAACAGAGAACGTAAAGTAAATGTTAGTAAGTGAGCAATTAAATTTAGACATCCATTAAAGGTATAGCGAAACGATGATGCAAAATATACAAGCATTAATCACTAAATTCAGCAGTTCTACTAAAGACATTTCTACTAGatacaaatgtaaatgtaagtatttgattccgtCAAGTGCTCCATATTCGGTTTAGTTGATTTTCGATAGATTTTTACCGTTAGTAATAAGAGTATTTAGGAGGTATAGATAGTAGCTGTtacattttcat
This genomic window contains:
- the lin gene encoding protein lines yields the protein MSNSSSCKSDLSTSNSNSTQISSSSNNHNCSSNTNNNAEQPQTKRQKIEKISKTSRVVKSVSSKATAVAEATCSPPPDIIDTGGVNAMQANINGKLLSTNNHQQLRCSSLSSSANSISTPSSANNSPTTTPSGSRATSLSHLLNEQGNVTQILPGILNVTSSTSSADMVKKPEMPLKSADIIGKNSSTNTTGVSSDEVDRIPFQMPDLLSITVNTNSSKILTAQTIEQEMQTNASLTLTATHSEDMREFEASLNKQCLCGVSERTLRKPFQSHYSIDTNGQKRIANLSEWPTEKLLQFLSNLQLLFDIYLKQNSKGFICARIMDVCDVLIRNDHNLIDEIIVLSCYNNEYVQFLAARVLASFLVIAKQELDDNWLKKLVDNLFSFERLDSSAVQKIHFSLEIIKRIVEWKDMDLHPLEDEIVDTQVGSDVSPDQSRNTSFGNTSANEERDSLDSERFFHFQPQQPTLETNYFALQFRGALNDTVDHEEGLDGEEEGIANDEDELDDDVLEESMVQAHARRHHHHLSQISMQHQHQQRQHHLQHFPSYDIIERTMQNNTSFLPTIAYDPSNAVPHYVSAPSHLFEQHVIHQNHVDDHHSHPSSLNTHATHFSSIHNSAEHIVNIGNVEEPQTNSVSSSFVSSSCQIITLTDSESFDTSHLKGVTIKILENKWPALVKNMKALIVNHMHIDHAEHCILNFLQLWENIISVKANLSVVETRPFYAQLDKFELLLQQQQLSCTVYKQLLCLFNEALCYGSTLALQDMLPVETCHLAQRIVRHVKEARILDSLPRRQPENMVSFLGFKRAAVTYLEDMPWTPKPERCTTQMCGSSTPMNREFSNNESIPNSGGIPGILSGGPIELDANAIEMDKTILQKMVLLVLKSVAVTVKEIRSDSSDSSIDSQDCDAYQDMVLIERSIRDVLRKLESFIKHKLEFHPECHFSKILIHLFDDQDDHLIEAMVCTLDVTAGISFRNNAFPELVSMLNPVYTFLEFLKMISNSSDLLLDLLVSNETCFLLYLLRLLKYIRANWDMFLRSCHDFGMGSPVLDEAMSVLIRLRLHISRLVARQLYPYDISPVLRLLESCESLYEGNERSLT